The following are from one region of the Salifodinibacter halophilus genome:
- a CDS encoding ABC transporter substrate-binding protein gives NRDVELVEGNRFSSVFYRINPERPPLDRPEFRRALDLAIDRQALVDTVLLGRGRPGSPSFMHPDSPWFRPQEAVFD, from the coding sequence CAACCGGGACGTCGAGCTGGTGGAGGGCAATCGGTTCTCATCTGTCTTCTACCGCATCAACCCCGAACGCCCTCCGCTCGACCGGCCGGAGTTTCGGAGGGCTCTGGACCTGGCCATAGACCGGCAGGCGCTGGTGGATACGGTCCTTCTGGGTCGGGGAAGGCCGGGGAGCCCCTCGTTCATGCACCCGGATTCACCGTGGTTCCGGCCGCAGGAGGCGGTCTTCGAC